From Panicum hallii strain FIL2 chromosome 2, PHallii_v3.1, whole genome shotgun sequence, a single genomic window includes:
- the LOC112880247 gene encoding heterogeneous nuclear ribonucleoprotein 1-like isoform X2 encodes MEADSGKLFVGGISWETDEDRLREYFGRFGEVTEAVIMRDRNTGRARGFGFVVFADSAVAERVTLDKHMIDGRMVEAKKAVPRDDQSIASKNNGSSIGSPGPGRTRKIFVGGLASNVTEVEFRRYFEQFGVITDVVVMYDHNTQRPRGFGFITYDSEDAVDKALHKNFHELNGKMVEVKRAVPKEQSPGPIARSPAGGQNYAMSRVHNILNGFNQGYNPNPIGGYGMRVDGRYGLLTGARNGFSSFGPGFGMGMNIEGGMSGNFGAGSGFINSSNGRQIGSYYNGSSNRLGSPIGYVGLNDDSGSILSSMSRNVWSNGNLNYTGNPTNMNAFAPPGSGGGIPGDGIGWGGLTSAHGMGNISNLGSGNLGRGTGDNFGLPSGNYVRSNSTGTIGEPFSASANAYESNNPGAYGSSSIYGDTTWRFTSSEVDMPPFGHDLGNVDPDIKSEISAGYMGNYTVNNQTSRGITS; translated from the exons ATGGAGGCCGACTCCGGGAAGCTCTTCGTCGGCGGCATCTCCTGGGAGACGGACGAGGACcgcctccgcgagtacttcggCCGCTTCGGGGAGGTCACCGAGGCCGTCATCATGCGGGACCGCAACACCGGCCGCGCCCGCGGCTTCGGCTTCGTTGTCTTCGCCGACTCAGCGGTCGCCGAGCGCGTAACTTTGGACAAGCACATGATCGACGGCCGCATG GTGGAAGCCAAGAAGGCTGTTCCCAGGGACGACCAAAGTATCGCAAGTAAGAACAATGGCAGCAGCATAGGGTCACCTGGACCAGGACGTACTAGAAAGATCTTTGTTGGAGGCCTGGCTTCAAATGTTACCGAGGTTGAATTCAGAAGGTACTTTGAGCAATTCGGTGTGATAACCGATGTGGTTGTGATGTATGACCACAACACGCAGAGGCCTAGGGGATTTGGTTTCATCACCTATGACTCAGAAGATGCAGTGGATAAGGCTCTGCACAAGAACTTCCATGAGCTGAATGGTAAAATGGTTGAGGTCAAGAGGGCTGTCCCAAAGGAGCAGTCTCCTGGACCAATTGCACGTTCACCTGCAGGAGGGCAGAACTATGCTATGAGCAGAGTTCATAACATCCTGAATGGCTTCAACCAGGGTTACAACCCGAACCCTATTGGTGGTTATGGCATGAGGGTCGATGGAAGGTACGGTCTCCTTACAGGTGCACGGAATGGGTTCTCTTCGTTTGGTCCAGGTTTTGGAATGGGCATGAACATTGAAGGTGGAATGAGTGGAAATTTTGGCGCAGGCTCTGGTTTCATCAATAGCTCCAATGGGAGGCAAATAGGTTCTTACTACAATGGTAGTTCAAACAGATTAGGTAGTCCTATTGGGTATGTTGGCCTTAATGACGATTCAGGATCAATACTGAGTTCAATGTCAAGAAATGTCTGGAGTAATGGAAATCTGAACTACACAGGCAACCCTACAAACATGAATGCTTTTGCTCCACCTGGAAGTGGCGGAGGTATTCCTGGTGATGGTATTGGTTGGGGAGGTCTTACTTCTGCTCATGGGATGGGCAACATTTCAAACCTTGGGTCGGGAAACCTTGGCCGTGGAACTGGAGATAACTTCGGCTTGCCTTCCGGCAACTATGTGAGAAGCAATTCAACTGGTACCATTGGCGAGCCATTTTCTGCATCAGCCAATGCATATGAATCGAACAATCCAGGTGCATATGGCAGCAGCTCTATTTATGGTGACACAACCTGGAGGTTCACCTCATCTGAGGTAGACATGCCTCCTTTTGGTCATGATCTTGGAAATGTCGATCCGGATATCAAATCGGAAATATCAGCAGGTTATATGGGCAACTATACTGTTAATAATCAGACAAGCAGAG GTATCACTTCCTAG
- the LOC112880247 gene encoding heterogeneous nuclear ribonucleoprotein 1-like isoform X1, with product MEADSGKLFVGGISWETDEDRLREYFGRFGEVTEAVIMRDRNTGRARGFGFVVFADSAVAERVTLDKHMIDGRMVEAKKAVPRDDQSIASKNNGSSIGSPGPGRTRKIFVGGLASNVTEVEFRRYFEQFGVITDVVVMYDHNTQRPRGFGFITYDSEDAVDKALHKNFHELNGKMVEVKRAVPKEQSPGPIARSPAGGQNYAMSRVHNILNGFNQGYNPNPIGGYGMRVDGRYGLLTGARNGFSSFGPGFGMGMNIEGGMSGNFGAGSGFINSSNGRQIGSYYNGSSNRLGSPIGYVGLNDDSGSILSSMSRNVWSNGNLNYTGNPTNMNAFAPPGSGGGIPGDGIGWGGLTSAHGMGNISNLGSGNLGRGTGDNFGLPSGNYVRSNSTGTIGEPFSASANAYESNNPGAYGSSSIYGDTTWRFTSSEVDMPPFGHDLGNVDPDIKSEISAGYMGNYTVNNQTSRGQLLFQHCSMIYT from the exons ATGGAGGCCGACTCCGGGAAGCTCTTCGTCGGCGGCATCTCCTGGGAGACGGACGAGGACcgcctccgcgagtacttcggCCGCTTCGGGGAGGTCACCGAGGCCGTCATCATGCGGGACCGCAACACCGGCCGCGCCCGCGGCTTCGGCTTCGTTGTCTTCGCCGACTCAGCGGTCGCCGAGCGCGTAACTTTGGACAAGCACATGATCGACGGCCGCATG GTGGAAGCCAAGAAGGCTGTTCCCAGGGACGACCAAAGTATCGCAAGTAAGAACAATGGCAGCAGCATAGGGTCACCTGGACCAGGACGTACTAGAAAGATCTTTGTTGGAGGCCTGGCTTCAAATGTTACCGAGGTTGAATTCAGAAGGTACTTTGAGCAATTCGGTGTGATAACCGATGTGGTTGTGATGTATGACCACAACACGCAGAGGCCTAGGGGATTTGGTTTCATCACCTATGACTCAGAAGATGCAGTGGATAAGGCTCTGCACAAGAACTTCCATGAGCTGAATGGTAAAATGGTTGAGGTCAAGAGGGCTGTCCCAAAGGAGCAGTCTCCTGGACCAATTGCACGTTCACCTGCAGGAGGGCAGAACTATGCTATGAGCAGAGTTCATAACATCCTGAATGGCTTCAACCAGGGTTACAACCCGAACCCTATTGGTGGTTATGGCATGAGGGTCGATGGAAGGTACGGTCTCCTTACAGGTGCACGGAATGGGTTCTCTTCGTTTGGTCCAGGTTTTGGAATGGGCATGAACATTGAAGGTGGAATGAGTGGAAATTTTGGCGCAGGCTCTGGTTTCATCAATAGCTCCAATGGGAGGCAAATAGGTTCTTACTACAATGGTAGTTCAAACAGATTAGGTAGTCCTATTGGGTATGTTGGCCTTAATGACGATTCAGGATCAATACTGAGTTCAATGTCAAGAAATGTCTGGAGTAATGGAAATCTGAACTACACAGGCAACCCTACAAACATGAATGCTTTTGCTCCACCTGGAAGTGGCGGAGGTATTCCTGGTGATGGTATTGGTTGGGGAGGTCTTACTTCTGCTCATGGGATGGGCAACATTTCAAACCTTGGGTCGGGAAACCTTGGCCGTGGAACTGGAGATAACTTCGGCTTGCCTTCCGGCAACTATGTGAGAAGCAATTCAACTGGTACCATTGGCGAGCCATTTTCTGCATCAGCCAATGCATATGAATCGAACAATCCAGGTGCATATGGCAGCAGCTCTATTTATGGTGACACAACCTGGAGGTTCACCTCATCTGAGGTAGACATGCCTCCTTTTGGTCATGATCTTGGAAATGTCGATCCGGATATCAAATCGGAAATATCAGCAGGTTATATGGGCAACTATACTGTTAATAATCAGACAAGCAGAGGTCAGTTGCTATTTCAACATTGTTCTATGATCTACACAtag
- the LOC112883008 gene encoding U-box domain-containing protein 4 encodes MVSLAGSQIPSPSPGQSPCAAAGPQRRPGRSMRTIRSALLQPDSAPGSPAAPRDGGGGGAGDSDIENLTDSVIDFHLSELAATAGPAHPAAVAKSSSAINAAATELLELSRDFSDYSSFNSDISGELERLAMAAAGAGAAFRSDAPDPARAAVDLNDLESMDLSPDAAPLERVEPFVLACVQALGPDAAPDARRAAAARIRLLAKHRSDIRELIGVSGAIPALVPLLRSTDPVAQENAVTALLNLSLEERNRSAITSAGAIKPLVYALRTGTAAAKQNAACALLSLSGIEENRATIGACGAIPPLVALLSAGSTRGKKDALTTLYRLCSARRNKERAVSAGAIVPLVHLIGERGSGTCEKAMVVLGSLAGIAEGRDAVVEAGGIPALVEAIEDGPAKEKEFAVVALLQLCSDCPHNRALLVREGAIPPLVALSQSGSARAKHKAETLLGYLREQRQGVGCRAGSVAATSLAR; translated from the exons ATGGTGTCGCTCGCCGGCTCCCAGatcccctcgccctcgccggGGCAGAGCCCCTGCGCGGCAGCGGGGCCGCAGCGCCGCCCGGGGCGCTCTATGCGCACCATCCGCTCCGCGCTGCTGCAGCCGGACTCCGCCCCGGGCTCCCCGGCGGCCCCGCGCgatggcgggggcggcggcgcgggcgactCCGACATTGAGAACCTCACCGACTCCGTCATCGACTTCCACCTCAGCGAGCTCGCCGCCACCGCGGGGCCCGCGCACCCGGCGGCCGTCGCCAAGTCGTCCTCCGCCATCAACGCGGCCGCCACGGAGCTGCTCGAGCTGTCGCGGGACTTCTCGGACTACTCCAGCTTCAACTCCGACATCTCCGGGGAGCTCGAGCGCCtcgcgatggcggcggcgggggcgggggcggcgttcAGATCCGACGCGCCGGACCCGGCGCGCGCCGCCGTGGATCTGAACGACCTCGAGTCCATGGATCTGTCGCCGGACGCCGCGCCGCTGGAGCGCGTGGAGCCCTTCGTGCTCGCGTGCGTGCAGGCGCTGGGCCCCGACGCCGCGCCGgacgcgcgccgcgccgccgccgccaggataCGGCTGCTGGCCAAGCACCGGTCCGACATCCGGGAGCTGATCGGGGTGTCGGGCGCCATCCCAGCGCTCGTGCCGCTGCTGCGCAGCACAGACCCGGTCGCGCAGGAGAACGCGGTCACCGCGCTGCTCAACCTCTCTCTGGAGGAGCGGAACCGTTCGGCCATCACGTCGGCGGGCGCCATCAAGCCGCTCGTCTACGCGCTCCGCACTGGCACGGCCGCGGCCAAGCAGAACGCAGCGTGCGCGCTGCTCAGCCTGTCCGGCATCGAGGAGAACCGCGCGACCATCGGAGCCTGCGGCGCCATCCCGCCGCTCGTCGCGCTGCTCTCCGCTGGCTCCACGCGCGGTAAGAAGGACGCGCTCACCACGCTCTACCGCCTCTGCTCCGCGCGCAGGAACAAGGAGCGCGCGGTCAGCGCCGGCGCCATCGTTCCGCTCGTGCACCTCATCGGCGAACGCGGCAGCGGGACGTGCGAGAAGGCGATGGTGGTTCTAGGGAGCCTCGCGGGCATCGCCGAGGGCCGTGACGCTGTGGTGGAGGCTGGCGGGATTCCTGCGTTGGTTGAGGCGATCGAGGACGGTCCTGCCAAGGAGAAGGAGTTCGCCGTGGTGGCGCTGCTGCAGCTGTGCTCCGATTGCCCGCATAACCGTGCGCTTCTTGTACGCGAGGGCGCCATCCCGCCGCTTGTCGCGCTATCACAGTCCGGTTCTGCCCGTGCCAAGCACAAG GCCGAGACTTTGCTTGGCTACCTGCGGGAGCAGCGACAAGGAGTTGGATGCAGAGCTGGATCAGTGGCAGCTACAAGCTTGGCTAGGTAA
- the LOC112880450 gene encoding cell wall protein IFF6-like, whose product MEQQKGGAVSAPAAAAAAANGTGELIGYVDVHVRSARDIQNICIYHKQDVYARVSLPGDGAPVASTQVVNGGGRNPVFDQSLRLGVRAGDVDAALRCEVWMLSRVKNYLQDQLLGFALVPLPEVVAADGGTLAREFPLTTSDLFQTPSGFLQLELSYIGVVPEVVPISPTPKPALADPEEEPETNAGAGAGSGKEYEKIEFPDLNLVEENQIMVSEYTGLPCAAVEAQSSESLLTSEHEDGATTLSHEAGVRLVESFSTDHSTADSVGGFRSDTPVSSVSTTESPASAAVPATPQSNSSSEPSGNAHSSAGHKEKAAPEAADAEVDSSRTVQESPAANSPGAASEAAVDKPVISVNIEQEVKVDGNRIMDMYMKSMQQFTDSLAKMKLPALDLDNCSSEKSSLAAAASDADSSGADSSAVKKPTAGGQQEKPSPKVFYGSRAFF is encoded by the coding sequence ATGGAGCAGCAGAAGGGAGGAGCGGTTtctgcgccggcggccgccgccgctgccgctaaCGGGACCGGGGAGCTGATCGGGTACGTCGACGTGCACGTGCGGAGCGCGCGGGACATCCAGAACATCTGCATCTACCACAAGCAGGACGTGTACGCGCGGGTCTCGCTGCCGGGGGACGGCGCGCCGGTGGCATCCACGCAGGTGGTCAACGGCGGCGGCCGCAACCCGGTGTTCGACCAGTCGCTGCGCCTCGGCGTGCGCGCGGGGGACGTCGACGCCGCGCTCCGCTGCGAGGTCTGGATGCTCAGCCGGGTCAAGAACTACCTGCAGGACCAGCTGCTGGGGTTCGCGCTCGTGCCGCTCCCGGAGGTCGTCGCCGCCGACGGGGGCACGCTCGCCCGCGAGTTCCCGCTCACCACCAGCGACCTCTTCCAGACGCCCTCGGGGTTCCTGCAGCTCGAGCTGTCCTACATCGGGGTCGTGCCGGAGGTCGTGCCCATCTCGCCGACGCCCAAGCCGGCGCTGGCCGACCCGGAGGAGGAGCCGGAGACTAACGCCGGCGCCGGAGCGGGGAGCGGGAAGGAGTACGAGAAGATCGAGTTCCCCGACCTGAATCTCGTGGAGGAGAACCAGATCATGGTGTCCGAGTACACCGGGCTGCCGTGCGCGGCCGTGGAGGCGCAGAGCTCGGAGAGCCTGCTGACCTCGGAGCACGAGGACGGCGCCACGACCCTGAGCCACGAAGCCGGCGTGCGCCTCGTGGAGAGCTTCTCGACGGACCACAGCACCGCGGACTCGGTGGGCGGCTTCCGGAGCGACACGCCGGTCAGCAGCGTGTCCACCACGGAGTCCCccgcctccgcggcggtccCGGCCACCCCGCAGTCCAATTCCAGCTCGGAGCCGTCCGGGAACGCCCACTCGTCGGCCGGGCACAAGGAGAAGGCGGCGCCCGAGGCCGCCGACGCGGAGGTCGACTCGTCCCGCACCGTCCAGGAGAGCCCCGCGGCGAACTCGCCCGGCGCCGCGTCGGAGGCCGCGGTGGACAAGCCGGTGATCAGCGTCAACATCGAGCAGGAGGTGAAGGTGGACGGGAACCGGATCATGGACATGTACATGAAGAGCATGCAGCAGTTCACGGACTCCCTGGCCAAGATGAAGCTCCCGGCCTTGGACCTGGACAACTGCAGCAGCGAGAAGAgcagcctcgccgccgccgcctccgatgCAGACTCCAGCGGCGCCGACTCGAGCGCTGTCAAGAAGCCGACGGCCGGCGGGCAGCAGGAGAAGCCGTCCCCCAAGGTGTTCTACGGCAGCCGGGCGTTCTTCTGA